The Desulfonatronum lacustre DSM 10312 region TCGGAACATCAAGCAGAACCTGTTCTGGGCCTTCGCCTACAACGTCATGGGCATCCCCATCGCCGCCGGCCTGCTCTACGCCTTCGGCGGCCCGACCCTCAGCCCGATGATCGCCGGAGCGGCCATGGCCATGAGTTCGGTTTCCGTGGTCACCAACGCCCTGCGTCTGCGTCTTTTTCAGCCGTCCTGATCCCTGCCGGGACCCTTGGAATTTGACAAAACGTGTTCACGTATTTAATTATGGTGGACTTGACGAACTATTTCACTTGGAGGTTACAATGTTTGAATTGACACCGTCCGCGAAGCAGCAGCTGGACAGCTATTTTCAGGGCAAGGACAGCTCGCCCATCCGCGTGTACATGGCCCCCGGCTGAGGCGGTCCGAAACTTGCTCTTGCTCTGGATGAGCAGAGGGATTCCGACAGTGTGCACGCGATCGAAGGCTACACTTTTGTCGTCGATCAAGATTTGATCAAGAATGCCGGCGGCATCAAGGTCGACATGACCCCTTACGGGTTCGCCGTCAGCTCGACCGTGAGCATGGGCGGCGGAGGCGGAGGCTGCTCAGGTAGTTGTTCTTCCTGCTAGCAGTGCCTTCGGGCCGCGAGGCCCTGGCAACGACTCACGACAACGCGGGTGGAGCCTTTCGGCTCCACCCGCGTTCACTTTTCCCCCCAAGGTGTGTTGGCGTCTTCATCGAAATCGAAATCGAAATCGCGATCGAAATCGAAACCTCATCCATGAAGATGACGTCATCACAGGGTGATGAACAGTATTTTCCGATTTCGATTTCGATTCCGATTTCGATTTCGATTCCGATTTCGATTTCGATTCCGATTTCGATTTCGATCGCGATTTGGATTTTGATAAGAACGAATCCCCCCCCCTGTTGATCTTCCGCCCTTCCTTGACAGCGGCGTATCCAGTCCATAGGTTATTTTGTTTTTTACATCTTTATTTCACGGAAAGGAGAGCAATTCATGGCTTACGATATCCGATTGGTGAAGCTGATCACCGGCGACCTGGCCCTTGGCAAGTGGGAGGAAAGCGAACACAAAATCAAGGACATCGCCGTCATCCAGACCATGCCCACCCAGAGCGGCGGCGTCCAGATGATGCTCCTGCCCTTCGGCTACCCCTTTGAGAACGAGATCACCGGCGAAATTTCCATGGACCACATCATTTACGTCTACAAGACCTTCCCGGACGAGCTGAAAACCAAATACATGGAAGCCAGCAGCAACCTGACCCTGTCCTCTCCCGGCGACCTGCAACGCCTGAAGAACATGGGCGGTCCCGGTGGAGCTCCCGGCGGGAAAGGCATTTCCCTGATCAAATAGCGTCCCTTCCGGCTTCGGACCCCTTCTTCGACAAAGGGCGGCGGTGCTCCATATCCCGCCGCCCTTTGTTCGTTCATGAGACCCACCCCATGCGAGACCTGCTCCCCCTGCTTCCCCGCCCCAGCCAGTACCTGGGCACCGAGCCCAATGCCGTGCACAAGGACCCTTCCCGCGTGCGGGTGCGCGCGGCCCTGGCCTTTCCGGACCTGTACGAGGTGGGCATGTCCTACCTGGGCGGGCGCATCCTTTACCATGCGGTGAACGCTCATCCGGAGTTCTGGGCCGAACGGGCCTTTGCCCCGCCTCTGGAAGCGGCCCATATCCTGCGGGACTCGGGAACGCCTTTGAGCACCCTGGAATCCGGCACCCCCCTGCGGGACATGGACGTCCTCGCCTTCAGCCTGACCCACGAGTTGTGCTATACCAACGTTCTGTACATGCTGGACCTGGCAGGCATCCCGTTTCGCTCCCAGGACCGGGACGAGAGTCATCCCCTGATCCTCGGCGGCGGCGGAGTTGTTTTCAACGCCGAACCCATGGCTCCGTTTTTCGACCTGTTCCTGGCCGGGGACGGGGAAGAGGCCCTGCCGGAAATCCTGGCTCTGATCGACCGTTGCAAGACCCAAGGCCTCTCCAAGGCCGAATTTCTTCAGGCGGCCCGGGACGTCACCGGCTGCTACGTGCCGTCGTTTTTCGCTCCCGGACCTGAAGACGTCGCAAGCACTCCCGCTGCGCTCCGGCCCCTTTACGCCGACTACGCCCAGGTGGAGAAACGCATCCTGCCGGACCTGAGCGCCGCGGACTTTCCCACGAACCAGGTTGTTCCCTTCGGGCCGGTGGTCCATGACCGTCTGAGCATCGAGATCGCCCGGGGCTGCACCCGGGGCTGTCGATTCTGCCAAGCCGGGATGATTTATCGTCCGGTCCGGGAACGCCGCCTGGACGAGTTGGACCGGATCATCCAGCAGGCCCTTGGACGGACCGGGTTCGACGAGCTCTCCTTTCTCTCCCTGAGCACCGGGGACTTTTCCTGCCTGGACGCCCTGTTTCAGCGCAGCCATGCCCGGTGCCGGGATCGGCAGGTCTCGGTCTCCCTGCCCTCGCTCCGGGTGGGCTCGGTCAGCGGCCAGGTCATGGACATGATCGCCGGGATCCGCCGCACCGGCATCACCCTGGCCCCGGAAGCCGGGAGTCAGCGCCTGCGGGACGTGATCAACAAAAACATCACCGAACAGGCCCTGCTGGACCATACCCGCGAACTCTTCGCCCGGGGCTGGTCCGCGGTGAAGCTCTACTTCATGATCGGCCTGCCCACGGAAACGGACGAGGATTTACAGGCCATCGTGAACCTCTGCCTGAAAGTGGCGGCCACGGCCGGGGAGCGGGCCAAGCGCTTGCAAATCACGGCCTCCATCTCTCCCTTCGTGCCCAAGCCCCAGACCCCGTTCCAGTGGGAGGAGCAGCTCTCCTTCGAGGAAACCCGGCGGCGTCTGAATCGGCTCAGGGACCTCTTTCGTCCGCACAAGCGGCTGGTGATGCGCTGGCATATGCCGGAAATGAGTTACCTGGAGGGCGTCTTTTCCCGCGGGGACCGAGCTCTGGCAAACGTGGTGGAACGGGCTTTCGCCAAGGGTGCGCTCTTTTCCAGTTGGGCCGATTCCCTGAGCCTGGAGTCCTGGCTGGAGGCCATGCGGGAATGCGGCCTGGACCCGGACTGGTATCTGCGGGCCAGAGACCCGGAGCAGCCGCTGCCCTGGGACCACGTTTCCAGCGGTATCCGCCGCTCCTTTCTGCTGCGGGAGCGCCGCCTGGCCCTGGAGGGCCGAACCACGCCGGACTGCCGCAACGGCAAATGCCTGGGCTGCGGCGTCTGCACTACGACCAAGGTCAAGACCGCGCTGCGCCGCCAGACCGGCCTGGACATTCGGCCTCGGGTGAATCAGGACGAGCACGCCGAAAGCTTGGCCCCGTGGCTGGGGAATGGAAAGGATGGGGGAGATGGGACGGATGCGGAGGACGGCCGGAGCCGGTTGGTTCCGGCCCGGCAGCCCGAGGAGGACGTGGGCCGGACACCAGAGCAAGTCCCTGAAGACCTGGGGGCCAAAGCCAACGCCCTGCGCATCGCCTACCGCAAGCTCGGCCCGGCGGTGTATTTCAGTCAACTGGAACTGACCCGGCTTTTCGAGCGCTGCATGCGCCGGGCCGGGGTGGCCATGAGCTTCTCTCAGGGCTTCCATCCCATGCCCCGGATGTCCTTTGGCCGGGCTCTGCCCGTGGGCGTGGGCAGTGTTCGCGAGGAAATGGTCGTGGTGCTGCGCGCACCCATGACCGCCGCCGAACTGTGCGCCCGGCTGGCTCCGGAAGTGCCCAAGGGGCTGGAGATTCGCGGCGTGGAGGACGCTCCGCTCAAAGGCCGGGCCGACCAGCCGGCTTTTGAGGAATACCTGCTCCACCTCCTGGACCGCGAATCATCCTCAAGGGCTGAAGCAACGGCCATATGGCGGTCGTTCCTCTCCGCTGACCAGTTCCCCTTTGCCAAGAAGACCAAGCGCGGCTCACGAGAAATCAACCTCCGAGCCCTGTTCCGGTCCATTCGCTTCCTGGGCGAAAACCGTCTCCGGCTGCTCTTCGACTTCCGGGAAGACTACCTCAACCCCTGGGCCGCCATCACCGCCGTGACCCCGGAACTCTCCTTCCAGACCGCCCGACTGACCAAGATCCAGGGGTTGACCGTCGAGCCTTGAAAAATCCCTAATACCATTTCCAATTCAAAGCTTCTCTTTCGGTATCGGTATCGGTATCGGCATCGGGGTCGAATTAGGATTATTGGCGAACAAACAGTATCTATCCCGATCCCGATCCCGATCCCGATACCGACGCCGATCCCGATAACTGCATTTTCTCAAGCGAATAACGCATTGCCGAAGTAGAATTGGTATAACTATAACTATGCCTCCCTGATTTTGTCTTGCGAAAGCGTGAAGAAAAAGGTCGAGCCGAGACCAGGCGCGCTTTCAGCCCAGATCCGGCCGCCGTGCCGCTCCACGAATTCCTTGCAGAGCAACAGCCCGAGACCGCTGCCGCTCTCTCCTTCGGTTCCGCGGTTTCTCGTCTTTCTGGTCATGGAAAAAATGCCTTCCATGGTTTCCCGGTCCATGCCCACACCGGAATCTTGAACAGCGACGGTGACGTCGGCATTCGCTTCCACCGCGCGGATGTTCACCGTTCCCCCACGCTCCGTGAACTTGAGGGCATTGGAGAGCAGGTTGCGGATCACCGTGTTGAGCATGGCCTGGTCCGCGGAAACGACCAACTTCGAGGCCACCGTGTTGCTCAGGACGACCTCTTTTTGGATGGCCCACGGACGGAGAAGCCCTATGTTGGCGGCGATCACCTCGCGCAAAACGCACGGGACCGGCTCGAATGCCGTCAACCCTCGCTGCATCCGTGACCAGTCCAACAAATTCTCCAGCAACGCGAAAAGATCGCCCACGGTCTTGCCCATGATCTTCGCGATATTCCGCAGCTCTTTCGGGGACAGACCGCCGTCGTCCCGGCCCATCATCTCGGCCAATCCCAGCAGGCCGGACAAGGGAGACCTGAGATCATGGGCGATGATGGAGAAAAATTTATCCTTGTCCGCCAGAAGAGCCTTCAATTCCTCTCGGCTCTTTTCCAAGGCCTGCTCGACTCGACGCTGTTCGCTGACGTCCTGAAAGATGCAGTGCGTTCTCTGGAACCGGCCCTGGGCGTCTTTTTGGATCTTGCCGTTGAAAAAGACGAGAATGGTCGAGCCGTCCTTCTTGACCATCTCGAATTCAACCCCGAGGATTTCGCCGATAGCCTTGAATTTTGGAAAATTGGTTTTGAAGTGATCGACCCAGTCCGGATGCAGGACGTCTCCGAAGTTTTTCCCGATCAGCTCCTCGCGGGAATAGCCGAGGACATGCAGGAAGGATTGGTTGACGTCCAGGAAGTTGCCCTTCTCGTCCAAGGACTGGTAGGGCATGGGAGCGTTCTGGAACAACAGCCGGAAGCGTTCCTCGCTTTCCAGCCGCGCTTGTTCGGCCAGCTTGCGCTGGGAGATGTCCGTGGAGAAGCCTTGGTAGCGAACGGCGCCCGAATTTGGGTCCACGATGATCCGGGCATTCAAGGAGACCCAGAACATGGAGCCGTCGCGGCGCAGCCGACGGCTTTCATAATTGAGCACCTCGCCGTTTTGTTCGAGAAGGCGCAGAAGCAGTTCACGGTCCGCCGGATCGACGTACACCTGGGTCGCGATATCCCGGATCAACGTCAGCATCTCTTCCGGACTCTCGTAGCCGTACATCCGGGCCATGGCCGGGTTGAGCGAAACGTACCGGCCCTCGGGCACGGAGGTGAAAATGCCGATAGGGGCGTGCATCAGGGTGTCATGGCACTCCTGAAGTCCGATCCGACAAGCTCCACCTTCGGCCTGCATCGTCGTAACGAACGACTCCGTGACCTTCACTCTTCCTCCTCCGACGAACCCCCCGACTCCATGAAACGCCGTGCCGATTCGGCTTCCTATTCCAGGCGTCGCAAAAGATCCCAGAGGCTGGTAATATCCTGCAGCGCCCCTTCCACCCGCACGATAACTCCGGATTCGTCACGCACCGCTTCGCCCCTCGTACGAATCCAGATCCGCTGTCCTTGCCTGGTCACAAACTCCATCATTTCGTCAAAGGACGTTCCTTCCCGGACGCACTTGCCGAATGTCTCCGCGATCTTTTCCCGCCAGACGCCGGGATAGAAATCCATGGCCTCTTCCACGGTGGGGGCGTAGCCTTCGGGCATGCCGTGGATCGCGGCGGCCTGTCCGGAGAGAGTGACCTTGTTCGTCGCCAAGTCCACGGACCATGCGCCGAACCGGGCGACCCGCTCCGCCGCGGACATGAGTAACCGATTATCCAGCAGCTTCCGCTCCATCGCGACCTTTTCGGTGATGTCCCGCCCCGTGCCGAAGATATAGCCCTCAAGATGCTGGCAATGCCACTCGATGGTCCTCCATTCGCTATTGCGTGCGCGGTATCGCTCAATGAAGGAAAAGATATGCTTTTTTTCAGGGAGTTCCATGAAGAGCCGCTTTACGGACTCCACATCCTCAGGATGAAGAAAGTTCAAGTACCGCAATCCCATGAAGTCATCCGGCGGCCACCCGAGAATCCGTTCCCAGGCTTGGTTCAGCCTGATGATTGAACCATCCTCTGTGCAGACGATCATGAGATCCAGCGACTCCATGAAAAAAGCGTCCAGCTCGCGGGTTTTGCGTTCAAGAGCCGCTTCCGCGTTCTTCAGCTCCGTGAGGTTGATAAGCATGATCAAGGCCTCCTTGTACTGGCCTTGGTCAGTGAAGATGGGCGACGCGGAAATCAGAACCCAAATCTCTCGTCCGGTCTCGTGAATCAACCTTGTGGTGTAGCGGATGTCCTTTCCGGAACGGAGATTGGCAATTTCAGCATGCGTACGCTCCAATTCCTCCGGATGAAGGTGATCGAGGGCCTTGGTCCCGACCAGGTCTTCAACGCCGTGGCCCACCAACTCGCCGATCTTCGCGTTGCCAAAGGTGATCCGCTGTTCCGCGTCAACAAGAACAATGCCTTCGTTGGCCGTTTCCAACATCTGCTGCAGCAAACGCTCGCGCGCTCCGAGACGTTCATGAATCTCCATGAAATAGGTCAGATCATGGACCGTGACCACTACGCCGGCCACGTCTCCGTTCTTCCGGCAGGGAGTAAAAATCACGTGAACGTATCTGCGCCTGCCGCCCCTGTAGATTCGCCACTCGTGAAAGGAGCCCTGCTCTTCACCGGCAAGCGCTTTTTCGGCTCTGGACCGCATCGCGCCCCCAAAGTCCTCCCTGCCCCAATAGTCGATCAGGTATTCGGACCATTGCCTGCCCTCGATTTCATCGGCGGAAAGCCCCGCCAGTTTTTCATATTGTCTGTTGACCGCGATGATTACCCCATCGGCGTCGATAAACGCCTGGGCGTCGTGGGAGCTATCCACCATCTGTTCGAAGATGCGCAGTCCTTTCTCGGCCTGTCTCCGTTGCTCGGCCTCCAGCTTGAACTTGCCCGCTACCTCGGAAATATCCTGGTTTTTTTGGAGCACATATGCTTCCAGCTCGCCCTGGCGCAGCGTGACCGTCTGATTCAAGGCCACGCAATCCGTGACGTCCTGAACGACCAGTTGCGGTATCGGCGGGTCTTGCAGGCTTGGCCGGAACGTGTCCGGATTGAGCATCAACGTGCGCTCCTGGTCATGCCTGGTCACGATCTCGACCAGCATGCCGGAATCCGCTTGCCCATGACGCGTCGCCTCCAGAAAGCGAGCTACGGCTTCTTGCCGGGACGGACGGACATGCTTCAGGAATCGTTTGACCGTGGGGCTGACGGAAAAAGGCGCGTATCCGAGCAAGGCGTACAAAGACTCGGACCAGAACGGCTTCAGGCTCGGCCCGCCCAGAGCCCAGGTCGCCAAGCGGATCGCGAAACACGGCTTTGCATAAGAGTTGGATGTCGGGACCTGAAAGGAGGCGTCCAAAGTTTTGGTGGGCGAGGGAATCTGCTCGAAATGCAGGAAAAAATCCAAAGGCGTCGTGCCCAAGGTCTGGGCAAGGTTCGGAATGAGCGGAAAGGATGGAACGGCCTCACCTCGCTCGATCCGCCCGATATGCTTGACGCTCAGCCCGACCTTCCCGGCCAGTTCCGCCTGGGTCATGCCTTTCAGCAGACGAAGGTATCTCACGCGGCTGCCGAACGAATGCGCCAACCTCTCGACGTTGTTCATCTCGTCTCCCGCCTCGCCATCCGCGACTCTGAAAGAACGGATTCGGCGAACTGTTCCAATATACGCGCTTCACGCACCCGCTTCGCCTTGCTTTTGAACATGCCCAGCATACCGCTCAGGGAGGGGGGTAGCACGAAGAGATCATCATGCGGTTCCCTGGGCTTTTCCCGCAGGGCGCGCAAGCAAAAGACAGCGACAACCGCAATCCATGATCAAAGTGTCCACCCGGCGCATTGGAATACCTGAGATACATTTTTTCCGATTCTTCGTGATTCCTACCAAATAACAAATCACAATGAAACAACCTGAAATGTCCTTTTTCAAAGGATTTCTGATTGGCGCAATATGTATCAAACTGCCGATGGCAGAATCCAAACAAGATTCCGCGTGGACACAAACACGCTCAGGCGGGGGCTACCGTTGGAATTCCAGGCAAAGGCAGGAAGACCTTCAAGCAGATCCGATGACATCGGGCGAAGGTTGCGCTTTTTGCCGACTTCCGGCTTGACAGACTTCACCCTCTCCGCTTATAGGCTTCCTCTTTCAGTTCTGAACGAGGAGACGGAGCGCATGAAGACATATTCCCCGACAGCGGCGGAGCTGAACCGCGAATGGTACGTGGTCGACGCCGAAGACAAGATTTTGGGCCGCCTGGCGAGCACCATCGCCATGCGCCTGCGTGGAAAACATAAGCCTGAATTCGTCCCGCATATGGACAACGGTGATTTTATCGTCGTGGTCAATGCTGAGAAGGTCAAGGTTACGGGCGCAAAGCTGGATCAGAAGATGTACAATCGCCATTCCGGCTACATGGGCGGCCTGAAGCAGACCAAGCTGCGGACCATGCTCCAGAAAAAACCCGAGCACGTCCTGCAGCACGCGGTCAAGGGCATGCTGCCCAAGAATCGTCTGGGGCGCGCGTTGCTGAAAAAGCTGAAGGTATACCCCGGCACCGAGCATCCCCATGCGGCACAACAGCCGAAACAATTGGATTTTTAAGAGAGGTCGCGCATGAGCAGTGAATTCTTCTACGGAACCGGACGCCGGAAATCCGCCGTTGCCAGGACCCGCATCTATCCCGGAAGCGGACAAATCTTGGTGAACAATCGGCCCTTTGACGAATACTTTCCCCGGGCCACTCTGCGGATGATCGTGCGCCAGCCCTTGAACCTGACCAAAACCCTGGGCAAATTCGACATCAAGGCCACCGTGGACGGCGGCGGCGTTGCCGGACAGGCCGAGGCCCTGCGCCACGGCATTTCCCGCGCCCTGCTGGCCTTTGACTTAGAACTGCGGCCGACCCTGAAGCGCGCCGGCCTGCTGACCCGGGACGCCCGGATCAAGGAACGCAAAAAATACGGCCTGCGTTCCGCCCGAGCCCGGTTCCAGTACTCCAAGCGGTAATATCCGCCCTTTTCGACATTGCTTTTCAGGCGGATCTCTCCAGAGAGGTCCGCCTTTTTTGTTTTCTGCCTGTAACTACTCAGTACATTTTGTGTCCGCTCTTGCTCCGGCAATCGGTATCGGGGTCGGCGCTTCGCTATCGGAGTCGGAATCGAAACATGAAGAATTTAGAACGCATCCCAGCGTTTTCGATCCCGATTCCGATCCCGATTCCGATTCCGACCCCGGCAGCAGAATTACTCTCTGTGCTGAGTAGTTACACATTTTTTTACTTTCTCGGCATAAAATATCGTCCTTTCAGAACTCAAGCCAATTCTATGCCCAAACCCGGTGGTTAAAACCACCGGCTCTACGATTTCTCCCTTCCAGGGAGGATAAAACAAAATGCCACACGACCCTCCATGAAAAACAGACGGAGTGACCACCTCCCAGTACGGCTGGGGACCAACCGCATCTACATTCTGCCCACCAAAACCGGAACGACCTTTTTCATCCTGCTGGTCGTCCTGCTGCTGATCTCCATCAACTACAACAATCCGCCGGGCTATCTCCTGACTTTCCTGCTGACCGGCATCGCCCTGGTCGGTATTTTTCACACCCATCGCGGTCTCTCCGGGCTGCTGATCAGCCACGGTGCGGCATCGCCGGTTTTTGCGGGCGGCCGAGCGGAATTTCCGGTCGCGGTCACCAACCCGAGCCGGTGGCCGCGTCACGGGATTCAGGTCGGTTGGGCCCGGGTCGATACCGGACCACTCAAAGACGTCCCCGCCGCCGAAGAGCAGATATTTCTTCCGTCCTTGCCCGCGGCCACCCGAGGAGCATTGCGGCCAAAGCGGATCGTTGTCGCCACGGTTTTCCCCCTGGGCCTGTTCCGGGCCTGGTCCTGGGTCGCCCTGCCATTGCGCTGCGTGGTGTACCCGGCCCCGGATCCGAGGGCTTCCGTCTTTGATCAACAAAGCGCTTCCCTGGACCAAGGCGAGGACCGTCCACGGGCGGGAAACACCCTGGAAGGCGAGGAATACCATGGCTTGCGTGCATATCAGATGGGCGACCCCTTGCGTCGGATCGCCTGGAAGGCCGTAGCCAGGGGCACGGAGCTGGTATCCAAGGAGTTCGCCGACGACGCCCGCCAGGAGGATATCGTGCTGGACTGGAACGCCCTGCCCGGCGAGGAGACCGAGGCCAAGCTGTCCCTACTCTGCCGTCTGGTGCTGGACGCGGAGGCCGCCGGGCAGGGCTACAGTCTGCGGATTCCCGGCCAACGCATCCCCGTGGGCAACGGACCGCGCCAGATGCACGCCTGCCTGACGGCCCTGGCGCTGTTCGCCATGCCTGATTCAGAGCCAGTCGACGAGGTCCGGCGATGATGATCCGTGCCTCGCGAACCCTCCTGCGTGATCCCCTCGGCTCCTGGGTTTGGATTCTCGGGCCGGCCTTCCTGGCCGCGTTGCCGCATTTCGCCAGATATCCGGCGTGGATCGGATTGACCTGCGTCGGCTTATGGAGCCTGTGGCTCTCCACCTTGCAACGCCCAGGATTGACGCCGTCCAGAATGATCCGGTTCGCCTTGACTCTGGGCTGCGTCGGCGGCGTCTACTTCAGCTTCGGCTACTTGCTGGGGCCGGAACCCGGTACGGCCCTGCTCCTGCTCCTGCTGGCCCTGAAGCCCTTTGAGGCCAAGGGACGCCGGGATCAGATCCAGATTCTGTTCATGACGTACCTGCTGGTGCTGCTCCAGTTTCTGCACAGCCAAAGCCTGCTGGTGGCGGGATACATGATTTTGGTCGTGCTGATCGCCACGGCGGCCCTGGTTGGCGTCGCCCACCCGGCCAGCCAGACCGATCCGCGATTTCGGCTGCGCCAGGCAAGCGTCCTGCTGCTCCAGGCCCTGCCGGTAATGCTGATCCTGTTCGTGCTCTTTCCCCGCCTGCCCGGCTCACTTTGGGGCCTGTTCCAGACCCCGCGAACCGGGCTGACCGGGCTCAGCGACACCATGAGCCCGGGAGACATCAGCGAACTGCTGCAATCCTCGGAAGTGGTCTTCCGGGTCACCTTTGACGATCAACCGCCGGCGGTCGGCCGGATGTATTGGCGAGCCCTGGTGCTCTGGGAAACGGACGGGCGGACGTGGCGGGTCGGCGAATCCGACCGAGAATCCGGCCGGGAGTCCGGACAGTGGCAGGTCCGGCCCCTGGGCGAGCCCGTGGAATACGTCCTGACCATGGAAGCCCATGGCCAGCGGTGGCTTCCGGTCCTGGAAATGCCGCTGCAAGGCAACCAGGGAAGGCA contains the following coding sequences:
- a CDS encoding PAS domain S-box protein; the protein is MRYLRLLKGMTQAELAGKVGLSVKHIGRIERGEAVPSFPLIPNLAQTLGTTPLDFFLHFEQIPSPTKTLDASFQVPTSNSYAKPCFAIRLATWALGGPSLKPFWSESLYALLGYAPFSVSPTVKRFLKHVRPSRQEAVARFLEATRHGQADSGMLVEIVTRHDQERTLMLNPDTFRPSLQDPPIPQLVVQDVTDCVALNQTVTLRQGELEAYVLQKNQDISEVAGKFKLEAEQRRQAEKGLRIFEQMVDSSHDAQAFIDADGVIIAVNRQYEKLAGLSADEIEGRQWSEYLIDYWGREDFGGAMRSRAEKALAGEEQGSFHEWRIYRGGRRRYVHVIFTPCRKNGDVAGVVVTVHDLTYFMEIHERLGARERLLQQMLETANEGIVLVDAEQRITFGNAKIGELVGHGVEDLVGTKALDHLHPEELERTHAEIANLRSGKDIRYTTRLIHETGREIWVLISASPIFTDQGQYKEALIMLINLTELKNAEAALERKTRELDAFFMESLDLMIVCTEDGSIIRLNQAWERILGWPPDDFMGLRYLNFLHPEDVESVKRLFMELPEKKHIFSFIERYRARNSEWRTIEWHCQHLEGYIFGTGRDITEKVAMERKLLDNRLLMSAAERVARFGAWSVDLATNKVTLSGQAAAIHGMPEGYAPTVEEAMDFYPGVWREKIAETFGKCVREGTSFDEMMEFVTRQGQRIWIRTRGEAVRDESGVIVRVEGALQDITSLWDLLRRLE
- a CDS encoding IscA/HesB family protein; protein product: MFELTPSAKQQLDSYFQGKDSSPIRVYMAPGUGGPKLALALDEQRDSDSVHAIEGYTFVVDQDLIKNAGGIKVDMTPYGFAVSSTVSMGGGGGGCSGSCSSC
- the rplM gene encoding 50S ribosomal protein L13 — protein: MKTYSPTAAELNREWYVVDAEDKILGRLASTIAMRLRGKHKPEFVPHMDNGDFIVVVNAEKVKVTGAKLDQKMYNRHSGYMGGLKQTKLRTMLQKKPEHVLQHAVKGMLPKNRLGRALLKKLKVYPGTEHPHAAQQPKQLDF
- the rpsI gene encoding 30S ribosomal protein S9, with the translated sequence MSSEFFYGTGRRKSAVARTRIYPGSGQILVNNRPFDEYFPRATLRMIVRQPLNLTKTLGKFDIKATVDGGGVAGQAEALRHGISRALLAFDLELRPTLKRAGLLTRDARIKERKKYGLRSARARFQYSKR
- a CDS encoding sensor histidine kinase, whose translation is MKVTESFVTTMQAEGGACRIGLQECHDTLMHAPIGIFTSVPEGRYVSLNPAMARMYGYESPEEMLTLIRDIATQVYVDPADRELLLRLLEQNGEVLNYESRRLRRDGSMFWVSLNARIIVDPNSGAVRYQGFSTDISQRKLAEQARLESEERFRLLFQNAPMPYQSLDEKGNFLDVNQSFLHVLGYSREELIGKNFGDVLHPDWVDHFKTNFPKFKAIGEILGVEFEMVKKDGSTILVFFNGKIQKDAQGRFQRTHCIFQDVSEQRRVEQALEKSREELKALLADKDKFFSIIAHDLRSPLSGLLGLAEMMGRDDGGLSPKELRNIAKIMGKTVGDLFALLENLLDWSRMQRGLTAFEPVPCVLREVIAANIGLLRPWAIQKEVVLSNTVASKLVVSADQAMLNTVIRNLLSNALKFTERGGTVNIRAVEANADVTVAVQDSGVGMDRETMEGIFSMTRKTRNRGTEGESGSGLGLLLCKEFVERHGGRIWAESAPGLGSTFFFTLSQDKIREA
- a CDS encoding DUF58 domain-containing protein, with product MKNRRSDHLPVRLGTNRIYILPTKTGTTFFILLVVLLLISINYNNPPGYLLTFLLTGIALVGIFHTHRGLSGLLISHGAASPVFAGGRAEFPVAVTNPSRWPRHGIQVGWARVDTGPLKDVPAAEEQIFLPSLPAATRGALRPKRIVVATVFPLGLFRAWSWVALPLRCVVYPAPDPRASVFDQQSASLDQGEDRPRAGNTLEGEEYHGLRAYQMGDPLRRIAWKAVARGTELVSKEFADDARQEDIVLDWNALPGEETEAKLSLLCRLVLDAEAAGQGYSLRIPGQRIPVGNGPRQMHACLTALALFAMPDSEPVDEVRR
- a CDS encoding TIGR03960 family B12-binding radical SAM protein; translation: MRDLLPLLPRPSQYLGTEPNAVHKDPSRVRVRAALAFPDLYEVGMSYLGGRILYHAVNAHPEFWAERAFAPPLEAAHILRDSGTPLSTLESGTPLRDMDVLAFSLTHELCYTNVLYMLDLAGIPFRSQDRDESHPLILGGGGVVFNAEPMAPFFDLFLAGDGEEALPEILALIDRCKTQGLSKAEFLQAARDVTGCYVPSFFAPGPEDVASTPAALRPLYADYAQVEKRILPDLSAADFPTNQVVPFGPVVHDRLSIEIARGCTRGCRFCQAGMIYRPVRERRLDELDRIIQQALGRTGFDELSFLSLSTGDFSCLDALFQRSHARCRDRQVSVSLPSLRVGSVSGQVMDMIAGIRRTGITLAPEAGSQRLRDVINKNITEQALLDHTRELFARGWSAVKLYFMIGLPTETDEDLQAIVNLCLKVAATAGERAKRLQITASISPFVPKPQTPFQWEEQLSFEETRRRLNRLRDLFRPHKRLVMRWHMPEMSYLEGVFSRGDRALANVVERAFAKGALFSSWADSLSLESWLEAMRECGLDPDWYLRARDPEQPLPWDHVSSGIRRSFLLRERRLALEGRTTPDCRNGKCLGCGVCTTTKVKTALRRQTGLDIRPRVNQDEHAESLAPWLGNGKDGGDGTDAEDGRSRLVPARQPEEDVGRTPEQVPEDLGAKANALRIAYRKLGPAVYFSQLELTRLFERCMRRAGVAMSFSQGFHPMPRMSFGRALPVGVGSVREEMVVVLRAPMTAAELCARLAPEVPKGLEIRGVEDAPLKGRADQPAFEEYLLHLLDRESSSRAEATAIWRSFLSADQFPFAKKTKRGSREINLRALFRSIRFLGENRLRLLFDFREDYLNPWAAITAVTPELSFQTARLTKIQGLTVEP